The following nucleotide sequence is from Coffea eugenioides isolate CCC68of chromosome 3, Ceug_1.0, whole genome shotgun sequence.
gtggtgtcggacgtccggtaggctatttttctgtgtccgaacgcaggcagtgagttcaagaagttttcttgaaatcttTAGGACGTCCAATATCTCCAGAATATGCGTtcgaaggtatgatgtaaaactgaaaattcttcttcaattctttcggacgtccggtgcctccaatgttttgcgtccgaagtgtcgcaacgtttgtcggacgtccagTACTCAGGTGTTAtacgtccgatcgaggtcagtgagcttAGAGGACTTGGCTTatcatcttcggacgtccgagggtgggttcttcatgcgtccgaagttattcaatggttgtcggacggccAATGCAGTCTTTTTGTGCATCCGACAGCTATTTCAGCATATGTTAGcctttgaacctgttttgctccaATTCTGAAAAGATCTAATCagagaatattagtaacatccatttattttgtaatcatcaaaagttacggaCTGAGATaaacaatttttccatttttgatgatgacaaaataatggatggAGTAAAGAAGTTTTAGATACagctcccccttacttaatgCATCCAAGGAGTATTCACAACTTCACCTCAGAACAATGTTCACTCCCCCTTAAAATGACTCCCCCTCACATATACATATCCATATCTTCCactttttgtcatcattgaaTCAACCAGTAAAATTATCCACATTACCAACAACGTGGTTATCATTTTACATCATTGGCTCACCAATATTATCACCAGGTATTATCAGTAAGATAAAACACAACAACACCCATCCAAACTGAATTTAGCAAAACAGTAAAACAAAACACAACAGAACAGTAACATCATCCATCCAGAACAAGGGAAAATTCCACAGAAACAACATTCAACATAAAGGATAACTCAATAGTTTTACAGACCAATAGAGAAGTAAAATCCTTAAGACAGAGCACACCAAATGTCTTTAAATGCACAAGATGCAAAAATCTATTATGAACTATTATCCTAATCATGAAGTGCAGTAGTCTAGTAGTGCCTATATGGTGATTTTGGATGATCCAGGCCTTCTCCTAGCCAGACGAAACTACTCAGGATCCACTTGATCTTCCTCTTCAGTtttttcatcatcttcttcGGTTGCCTCTTCAGTAATTGGAGCCTTTCCTTTATTTTTGGGCTGAGAACTGGAAGCATACGCCTCTGGAGTAGTTTCAGTGCCAGGAGTAGGCTCAGTTTGCTCGGTTCTTGGCTCTTTTTGATGAACATTTTCATTGTCTACAGGAGTGGGAGGCACAAGAAGATTCCTTTTTCCAATGAAGGTAGCCAGCTGGTCGAATGACATGGTCATCATTAGACCATTTTCAATGAGAAAGATATGTTATTTGAGGTCCTCAAGCAAAGAGATGACCTCAAAGTTGGATGAAAAAGATTTGTTGGCTGACTTTctaggatgaatggtgaaaGGTGAGACATACATGGACTGATCACGAGGGGTCCTAAGAGTAACAGGAGTTTCATGAAAGTTCTTTCTCGTAGACTCTGAAACAGTTTTCTTGTAACATCAATGGccctcaaaaaatttcaaatttttcctttcaaaatatgcCTTTGAGAAAACTGATGATGCACTATCTTTGGGTGGCTTTCCAGTGAAGGGAATTTCAAAGTGAGCAAAGATAGGGgtcagaaattttccataagaaAGCTTCCTACGACTATCAGAactgattttgagcaaaaatttgcACATCACAAAACCAAAATTAATTctaattttttcaacaaaacagtaaaacagataaagttccattttgtttgTATCAGTTCTGTGACCATCAGTGggcaccaacagatttgaaataaTGGTAAAAATAATCAAGTTTTGAGGACTGAGATCCTCCAATTTCGCCTCAGCAGGAGTGTTAAAATGAGTGTGAAAGTAAGTCATCAGTTTAGCAAGGTGAAAGTGATGGTAAgcagaaggaaattcttcatatgagaagaaatttacaatttttcctttataaccatcttcaattttggttttcaaGACAGAATTGACAACATCAGGAGTTAATGTGATATCAACAGAGTTGACTCTAGAGATAAGCTCTGTGTGTGAATTACCCTTCCTAAGATTTGTAAAAAATTAATGAAGCATATCAGGGTAAAAGGTATTGGGAAAGGTCAGAAGATGAATccatttttgaaattcaaaaaacTTAATAACTGGTTCGAaatcaagcttacgaaattcgtAAAGAATGATAGACCTCTGAGTGATGAATCCTTTTTGTGAGATCAACTCGAACCTATCTCTGGCCTCGACATCTATGAACTTTGGCAATGGGGTAGGTTCTTTGGCAGGTTGAGCCTCTGGTTCCTTTGAAGAACGTTTTCTCTTTGCACTTCGTTTAGCAGTTGACCTAGTATCCTGAACACCGGACCTTGTCCTTGGTGACTTTCTGGTAGAGTGTTGAGGATTTTGCTGATCCTCAGCATTTTGTTCTTCGGTTTGATGCTCCTCCATCTGCTCAGGGGATGGATCAACAGTTGGAGCATTCTATTTCTTCTTTGCAGGTTGCTTCATCTTTCCACCACGAGTTCCAGTTCTCTTTTTGGATGCTCTGGTGGAGGGTTCTACAATTTCAACCTCCTCATCTCTAAGTCTAAAAGTGCATCCGACACCCGCAGAACCACCTCTAAATTTCACCATGATGTAATGCAGTTGATTTTTGTGGTAGAGTGTAATGTATATGCGTATCAGATTGACTAAGAATGCAATATGAACTACAATGGATGTTTGAATTGACCACAAGGAGTGGATTTtgagaagttagggtttcggATGTGAATTGGGATTTATGGGGCAGTTGGGAGTTAGGAGACGTTATGAGGGACAGTAAACGGGCAATAGGAATGTAATGATGTCGGTTGGATCACTTTCTTGGAACTTGATTGGAAGAGAGagtaatttaaattttgaatttgagaGAGAAATGAAGGATTGCGTCCGAGACTAAGGATATAAATGAACTGAATGAAATAGATGACTTTTTTATAAGACGCAACATTTGAGTGTCGAacggccgaacgaagtgaaGCGTCCGACACAACCGTCCGAACGAAAACTTTTCtgaaaaaatgatgaagaacACTGTCGAACGTCCGTTCTAagtcatcggacgtccgataaagagtgacagaaaaatttttagaatattttttctgagacgcccagttttgttctcagatacacaaattgatccagtggtagggcttttgtgagaatatcagcaatttgatctttagaacaaatatattgaacacaaatttcacccttattgacaagatcacgaatgaaatgatgctttatgtctatgtgcttagtcctagaatgttgaatgggattttttgtcaaattgatggcactagtgttatcacaatacataggtACACAATCATACACCagtccaaaatcattcaatgtgtttttcatccataataattgagcacaacaagtTCCAGCGACAACATATTCCGCTTcagttgtagataatgaaatagcattttgtttcttactaaACTAGGATACTaaataatttccaagaaagttacatatacctgttgtactttttctatcaacTCTACAACCACCAAtatcagcatcagagaatccacgcaaaggaagttcatgacacttaggataccataggccaaaattcaaggttccttttagatatctaagaattctttttactgcatttaaatgagattcctttggacaagactgaaaacgagcacataagcacacaacgAACATGATATCAGGTCTACTAGCAGTTAAGTAaagcaaactaccaatcatacctttatacttcttttcatcaacttttgtaccttcttcatccttgtcaagcttggtagatgtgcacataggtaTTCCGACctgctttgaatcctccattccaaatcttttgagcagctccttggtgtattttgtttgattgatgaatgttTCTTCtcgggtttgaaccacttggagtccaaggaagaaatttaattctcccatcatgctcatttcaaactctttttgcatgatattggaaaaatccttgcacaagctctcattagtagcaccaaatataatatcatccacatatatttgtacaattaaaagatcacgtgAACTTTGCTTAATGAAAAGAGTAGTATCCATAATGCctcttttaaaatcattttcaatcaaaaaatcactcaaacgttcataccatactcttggaacttgttttaatccatacaaagtttttgagagtttaaatacatgatttggataaatttcattttcaaaatcaggagattgatcaacatatacttcttgatctataaatccatttaagaaagcacttttaacatccatttgaaataatttaaagttcttgAAACATGTAACGGCCGaaaacattctaattgattccaGCCTAACCACGGGTAcaaatgattcatcaaaattaatttcttcttcttgagtaTATCCCTTGGCTACAagtctggccttatttcttactaccttacctttgtcattcattttgtttctaaaaatccactttgtgccaatgacaGGATGATCTTGTAGTCTAGCAACAAATGTCCACACCTTGTTCCTTTCAAAATGATTTAACTCCTCTTCCATAACTAAAATCCAGTTCTCATatttcaatgcatcaacaatatttttgggttcaaagtgTGAAACTAATGCAAAATTATCCATCAGTTGTTTAGAGGAGGAACGAGTTTTGGCCTTCTCGGATGGTTCACTAATGATGAGCTCCTTAGGGTggttttgaacaaattttcaAACTCTTGGAAGATCGTTAGGTGTACTAGTGTCTCTATTATTGTCTTCCTTTGCTGGACTATCTTGagtttcatcttcctttgaatcattttctggtAAAGCAATGCCTTGGTTAGTGATTGTGAgtttctttagttcttcttgaatacccgcatcatcatcttcaccactaCTTATGGAAATGTCACccttagattcatcaaaagtgatATGTATAGTTTTCTCTATAACCAAAGTCCTTCGATTATAGACTCTAAAGCCTtttttattctcacaatatcccaaaaaaattccctcatcaaattttttatcaaacttttcaagatGTTCTTTGATGTTTAAAATGAAGCATTTGTAaccaaaaactttaaaatatccaacaacaTGCTTTTAATCAAACATCAGCTCATATgaggttttgttcaagattACAAGAACTCTATTCATGGTATAGCAAGCTGTATTTATAGTTTCAGCCTAAAAGTATTTTGGTAAATTACACTCACttagcatggttctagcagcctcttgaagagttctattttttctttcaacaacaccAATTTGTTGGGgaactcttgcaattgaaaattcatgtgtaatacCATTGTTGTTACAAAATTCTGGATAgccacaaaaatgaaattctgagccattgtcacttctgattttgatgattttcaatccaatcagattctgaatttttgcaaatagtgaaacaaagtttttgaaagcatcatctttgtgtgcaagaaatatcacccaagtgtatctagaataatcatcaacaataacAAAGCAAAATCTTTTGCCACCTAAACTGGTAGTTCGTGTAggatcaaataaatcaagatgtaaaagttctaGAGGCTTtgtagtagaaacacatttcttgggtttaaaaggcactttgacttgttttccaaattggcaagcatcacaaattctgtccttttcaaatttgatctttggcagacctctaacaagttcttttttggaaatttcttttagcagaTCTATATTGAAATAACAAAACCTTCTATGTCTCAACCAGGGGTCCTCATTTACTACTTTGAGATAACTAAGGTTAGAAgaatcaactttttcaaggataactacataaatgtcattaattttttttcctttgaaaacagtgTTGAACTTTAagtcaagaacaaggcattcatactttttaaataacacaaacagattcctatcacacaattggctaacacttaacaagttaTAGCTCAAATTATCAACTAAAAGAATATTGTGAACaaagtttgaccattcttaccaacatcaccaattccgatagttttggctttgttatcatctccaaatgttaTCTTTCCACTTGCTTTTGGCTTAAGTTTGATGAACTGTAATGGATCACCAGTCATATatcttgagcatccactatctatgaatcactttgattccttaacaatgttcaccaggttcacctacacaaaagtctacaagataatatttggtaccctttattttttgggtccttgagagttagtattatgtctaaccatccacatgcatctcatgccatttctcatatttttcctaacataacaattactttttatgtggccaaattgacaacaaaagctgcacatagtcaatgaattattcaaatgaacaggtttaataaatctgatTTGCCTTTTCTTATAGATAGTAAACTCATTTGCACTATGATTCAACCTTTTCTGATGAGTACCAAAATGAGGTTTTGTatcattcctttgaaaacagttttgtttcttatgttgaagCATTTGACTAAGATCATCAATTCTTCTTTTCAAGctactttgttcatttttgagcatgtcacaaaagtttgtctttctatcaagttcagtatgcaaattattttcaatcattttcaGGTTCTCATTCTCATTTCTCAGAcatttgttttgtcgaaaaaggtttgcattgtcttgaatcagaaagttaattttctattttagttcCTTAtttctaacataggattctttcaaactgttATGCATTCTTTCCATAAAAGagttaacatcatcatcagatttgttatcactatcagtttgagagttacaagtagtttcctcttcatcaccaatggccatgaaagccatttgggcaaactccttttcttcttcgacttcaccttctgaattgcaatcattccaggtgatttgaaaattgttaaattttggttttcgttcaaccttgctttccttcttattctttattggacattcatttgcgtagtgtccaagttggccgcattcaaagcacttatcagtttgctttttgttgagcTCTAGCTTCCCTTTATTTctcgagttgttgaactgatttgggaatgaattgttGGGTCCACCTTTTTtgaatcttctcttgttgagtattcttttgaaacttttgtgatgagtgcaatatcactgtcatcaccttccatgtcataTCCATCTAAGGAGgctgaatcatcttcatcttgtgagacttttagagcaatactctttctcacctttgtatcttcttcctcctgcaccttggacttgagtttcaactcataagacgttagagaattaataagagattcaacgGGCAAGGTATTTAGATCTTTAGTttcctcaatggcagtcactttactctctcaatccttggataaagcattcagaatttttctatttttctcacctaaagAGTAATCCTTTTCaagtacttctaaatccttaataagatcattaaatctgcaatacatcttgtcaatattttcatgaggttccatcttaaaagattcatacttagtgaccgaatggacttcttttgttctctcacattctcacttccttcatggatttctctgagtttatcccaaatctcttttACAGATCtacagcctttgactctaatagactcatttgaatctaaagcatTGTATAATACATTCATAGCCTTAGCATTTAAAGTAAGATGAgttctatcatcaccagtcaaCTCACTCCTTGTTTTTGGTCTCGGCCTATGAGTAACTTCATCAAtaatagaggcatcatatggactttcattgacaataaaccacaactcaatatcaatagattgtaagaaaataatcatcctctcctttcaactcacataatttgatccattgaacattgggggtctagtgacggattgtccttaaaaaaatatgacattgttggttgtcatttttactccaaagccgattgagtttaatctctaggagaccaaactctaaTACCAATtataaggatcgaagacaacctaagaggggggtgaattaggtggtttaaaaagctggccaagatatgagtcactttttgagaacttgccctctttttctaaagaaccacacaatggagcaattgatgagaaagcacaagtgcttgggagtagaagagataaacaatttatattgcaagactgtaagtaaaaggatagaatagcaaaccaagtttcaaactccacttgagtttgaaaatcactttatatagcaagcttcttcaagttgatcaacttacaaccaatctcttgtgtacaaaggaaggatcacttcctcctcaccccaagccacacttggtcaagtaaggaagttttactatcactcggataaccctcacaaatctacactattgaagaaatagaaacacacttgaaaagcttatCGAAAactacacaactaagagtacaaatcttctttaaagagtattctcacacttgaatcactcgagatctgatgtagtctcaatgtgcaaaaagttgtttgaagtggttgacttttttctttttataagagaccaagaaattcttcaattaatgctaccAACGGCTAGaaggtagctgaagagtcaactagccgttgatGGTATCGGACGTCAGGTAGGctagttttctgcgtccgaacgcaGGCAGTAagttcaagaagttttcttgaaatttttaggacgtccgatacCTCCAGAatatgcgtccgaaggtatgatgcAAAATtgagaattcttcttcaattctttcgaaCGTCCGGTGCCTCCAATGTTTTgtgtccgaagtgtcgcaacgtttgtcggacgtccagTACTCAGGTGTTAtacgtccgatcgaggtcagtgagcttAGAGGACTTGGCTTatcatcttcggacgtccgagggtgggttcttcatgcgttcgaagttactcaatggttgtcggacggccgatgcagtctttttgtgcgtccgacagctatttcagcatatgttagcttttgaacctgttttgctccaATTCTGAAAAGGTCTAATCagagaatattagtaacatctatttgttttgtaatcatcaaaagttacagACTGAGATAAACAACTTCGTGTTGATTATCGACATCCATCTCGGGCTCAATCCGAGCGCTATCCGATTTTTAAATCGTGTAAGTATCATGGTTTAGGAGAACAGCCATTCCCACAAATAGTGCCAATTGAAGTGGTGAGTTCCTGGAAAACAAGTCGATTGCAAACAGATGAGCTCACTTGCAAAACACAAAGTGGCTGGGGCTTTGTACCCCAGTCTCACTTCAAACACTGATGTCAGAAGTAGTTTGGGAGTTGCGCGTGTAGATAAAGTTGCACACCTTTTTCATGAGTAGAGaatggatatatatatatatactagagAGATCTATGGGTAGGATGACAAAGTCTACTAACTGTCAGACGTCATGGGACAGTCTAAGGAGGTAATATCAGGTGTCGGACTAAGTAATAGGGTGGTTGATAGTTACATCAATCCATCAGTCATTGGTCGTGTCATCCGACGAGATGTCCGCTTTGCCAGGCTAAGAGAATGGTTGAGGTGAACTCTCTTCTGGGAATGACCAGGGCAAGGTGTCTCCTAGTTCAAAATGGAATGGACAAGGTGATTTAAACTACGGTTGGCTGAGGTATCCACAGTTTCCTTATCTTATTTGTTGAACGCAAATACGTGGTTTCAACCTAGAATTAACTTACAGCTCCTTCATCTCTTCCTTTTTGGTATCTTACTACTCCTCCTATCCATTTCTAATCAACAAACTGTGGCAGTAGCAGCAAGAGCAAAACAGACCACTATTTCTTTCATCTTTCTCCTTTTCCCCAGCTCTTCTTTTGCCTTTATTCACTCTAGTCTCTCGGTTTCTCCTTTAGTTTTTCCCAGCTAATTTTTGAACAAAAGAAGGCAGAAAAGGGCTGATGAGAAGAAGAAATAGGATGTGTCAATTGGAGAAGACTGTTGCTGGCTTCCCGTCTACAAGATCGATATAGAATGAAAACTGCAAAATGGCCCCCTCAAAGTTTGGAACATTGATTTTTAGCTTGAATCAAATTAATATGTGGCCATCAAAGTTTCAATTTATGCATTTAGGCCcaagaaaatgaaggaaatgtCAACTTGAGTCCTTTTGAATTTAACAAATTAGTCCA
It contains:
- the LOC113766428 gene encoding uncharacterized protein LOC113766428, giving the protein MEEHQTEEQNAEDQQNPQHSTRKSPRTRSGVQDTRSTAKRSAKRKRSSKEPEAQPAKEPTPLPKFIDVEARDRFELISQKGFITQRKGNSHTELISRVNSVDITLTPDVVNSVLKTKIEDESTRKNFHETPVTLRTPRDQSMYVSPFTIHPRKSANKSFSSNFELATFIGKRNLLVPPTPVDNENVHQKEPRTEQTEPTPGTETTPEAYASSSQPKNKGKAPITEEATEEDDEKTEEEDQVDPE